The genome window GTTCTCTTACTCATGGCCCTGCGTCTCTTACTTAGCTTCCTTGGGTCAGCAGGGTAAGGAATAGTTTGTAGAACACTTTGGAGTGTGAATCCACAGCCAAAAGTGGCAGAGGACTAATTGAGCCTGGAAGCTTCAGTTGGTATGTCAGCTTTGTCTTAGTGTATAGGACTGCTATGCTTCCTTGGAATTTTAGTAATTCTCTGATTCTGGAATATTTTAGAATGAATGTAAAGATATTGTATGCTTGTTTTAGATTTGATCTATAATTCTCTAGTTCAGGGTCTTGAATTCTGACTCTTCtagaaatatgttttgtttaaattaaGTCTGGTGTTAAAGTTAGATATTTTTACACTTGCTTAATTGTGAAttagatatgtgtatatgttgcttttgttttggaGGTTTTAGGATATGAACACATTGCTTTCTAGAGAGGATGAGATTGGTGACTCTCCAGTGTCTTTTATACTTCTGTAATTTcaagttttatattattttcactaAGGTTTCTTGAAATGTATTAAGTCTAGCATGTGTTTCTAGTCATTCTTTAGtaaaaaaagtctttaatgtGAAAATTAGCCCTTTATGTCAGTGTGAGACCCtagataatatctttaaaaatacaactttagAGACGTGAATTAATTGAAAATATGTGTCTCTAAGGTACTTGCAAGGATGAGTTGGGTTGCAGAAATTCACCATTTAGAGCAAGCTATGAATTAcgtttaaataaaaaaaaagtactgtttACTAATTGATTTAAATTCTACATTTTGgataaaatgaaagcagaagtcaTATTTATCTGTTGCTTTTATAGGCAGTAAATAGCTTATGTAAGGTAGCATACTAGAGTCTTAGTTTTTCCCTCATCCTTTTTCCTGAAACatgtttaaaaactataaatctcACACTTACCTATTCTCCAAATGATATCAACATATTAGTGTAATGGGCCAGTATGATGTCCTGTGGGATGTTAAGGTTTCTCTGGACTAAATTATGGAAGAGAGTGAGTTTATAAATTGCTTTGGGTTTGAGTCTCAGGTCTTTTCGATTGCTAGTTTTATGACCTTAAGCAAGTCTCACTATTTTATTTGCTCTTGATTTTCCTAGTATGAAATTTGAAGTGATTTAAAGTACACTTGCAAGTCTAATATTTTCTTACTGAAAAGTCTTGAATGATGGTATAATGGCAAAACCTAGAGTTAAAACAATCTTAAGTGGAGAAAGGTAGTTATagcatttaaaatgcttttaattttaaaggaatgatAGTAGAAaaacattgcattttttaaagacaaaaggcTGAAAGTTGGTTTGGTTAATTAATCTTTATCTCATTAATCGTTCTGATTGTCAAAGAGTAACATCTCTTTTGCCAGAATCTATCAATAATACATTGATTTATGTATTGGATTTAATAtcacataaacaaaatatgttcCTGAAGTATAGTGGAGGGTTACACAGCTGATAATACAGACTTAAGACTTCTCCCTTGATAGaacttctttcctgtttcttaatTCTTCCATTTAATAAGTGTGTGAGGCCAGTAAATTAGAATAATGTAAAAGTGACTAGGTAAAGAGAGTTGAGACAATACCTGCCATGATGAAATGAACATGGAAGTAGGAATTGAGAAAAAGCTGCACAgctttttcccttctctggagaTGGGCCTTTGCAATGTagctttattatttaaaaaaaaaaattgtttagaatATCACATATACCTGTTATTcaaatgtaaatacattttgaaaatgaattatcaGGGCCCAAATAATATTAATAGGTAGATATTCTGTCTCATTACAAGGAAGACAGAATGTTGACTATTTAAGATGAAGTAGAATCCTATATACTATTCACAGGTCAGACGAGGgcagttttaagatttttttgattATATTTGGAAAGATAGCTCTTAATTAAGCTTGCAAATATGAAAGTTGTATCTTGGAAAAGGTGGATAAGTTAGGCCATTTCATGGATGGGACATAAGTGGGTGAAAGatcagaggggaggggaggaagaactagTGGATTGAATCTAGAAAGGTGAAATTTATTATGACTCTAAAATCTGGTTACCTGAGAAAGGCTAGGgcagattgtttgttttgttgacaGTATGCTTAATTTGAACCATGTATCACTAACCTGTGTAGACCACTAATGCAGTCTTTCTCTGCACTGGTGGACTTTGCAGTTTTGGCTACCATGctttcagaggaaaaagagacCAGGTAGTGAAGGGACATGAAACTGTATCATATAAGCAGCAGCTAATGctgcattttccaaatgtttctaTAGAAAGTTAATAGACGTATGAAGGAAAATTAGGGTATCATACTGAAGTGTTTGGGAAACGTTGAGTTAAACAAAGCTGAATGGTTTGTTTTAGCTGAACTTTTCATAGTGTTAAATATGCTGATGTTCATTGTGATTCTCTTAAGAGGTACGAGGTATAATGATTCTCAGATGTATTAGGCATTGAATACATTTTTGAGGCCTGCTAATAGCTCCTGGAATAATATTCTAAGGGACATCATTTTAGGAAAGGTTGAGTTAAAGTAACTGATAATGTTTAGCCTGGCAAAGAGGAGAATTGCTTTTCAAATGCAGTTACATGAAAGAGGCATATTCAATTTGGCCAGAAGGATAAAATCAGAATCTATATGTAGAAGTTACAAGGGAAGAGATTATGATCCAttataaggaagaactttcttaAAGAGTTAACCAAAATTAGGTTCCTCTAGAGAATACTGAGTTTCTTGTAAGAATTTGAGACTAAGATGGGTGATTGTTTTGTAGCAATTTTTATGAAGAAGATGCAAACATCAGGTGGGTAGTTGAGTTAGATGATGTTTAAGGTCTCttataaatctgaaattatttttccaaaaaggttTTCCAAAAAGTGTTTGTTGACCTTTTTGTTTgtcaacaaacaaaacaacaagcaaaaaaagTGTTTGTAGATCTTTTTCCCTctaagttaataaaatattttgttattttttaaaatcatgccaTAGTTTTTCAAAGAAGGCATGAATAATTTATTAGTTGTTATAATCTTGTAAAAAAAAACTATTGTGAAAAAAATCTGGATTCAGGTACTGGTATTGCAATTTATGTTGTATGACTCCAGGCAAATCACATCACTTTTTGGAGATGTCAGATTattaaatatctaaaatgaagataatataaagTTGGGGTTTAGGAGCCCAATATTTAGGCAGACGGGTCTCTGATTTGAATCTATCCTACTAATTTACTAGCACTATGACCTTATCTCTCTTagtctcagtttattttttttaaaatggaaagaagaataCTTATCTTTATTATAAGTgctaaataagataatgtatataaaatacctGTCATCCTGCAGGGTATATagtatgttaaataaatgaatgcagaaataaacataaaatggaatTTCACAGAGTAGGAAAGTAATGGTAAATGTTGTGAAGTGATTTGTCAAAGATCTCTTGATTAGGAACCAGAACTCAGGTCTTCTCTCACCCAGGTCTCTTTAGTTAAAGCATGGTGTCCCTCCATCCTTGTCTCATTATTGAACATTTATAATATGCCAGGGAGTATATATGGTggtagaaatttgaaaataaaagactaGACCCTACTTGATAGCTGATGGGTGTtggggaagaggaggtggaggggatTGACTGTTCATTGCTCTGAGATGGGTTCTGTGATAGTAGTACAAACAAGGGGCAGCCTAATATAGCATTGAGAAGGGAGGGTTTTCCTGGAGAATATGAGGAGTGGGAAAGCCAAGGAAAGTGAGGAAGGACTGTGAGAACGACCTAAGCAAAGGCTGGTACATGAGAATATGGCACATTTGAGAAACTGCAAATAGGTAAGTATTGTTGTTGACATATAGTAAGAAATGAAGTTGAAGAGTTAGGCTGGGCCAGATTATGAAAGGACctttatgactttttaaagagCTTGGATTTTATCTTTAAAGAACAGTGGGAAACCCCTGAAAGGGCTTTTTGCTCTTAATACAAGTAGCACATGGTCTTATTCACAGAAAAGTGAAAAGTTAAGGTCCCTTGACTCATCTTTCCTGCTTACCAGTGATAATGACTGTTAAAGTTCCTTgtgaatttttccagtttttgtgtGCCTATACGTACAAGCCTCTGtgaatgtatgcatatatatcttTAACCGAAACAGAGTTGGTAATATAGTAAATGTATTGTTCTCTGACTcactttttctcaaatatttcttgaatatttttccatatcaGCACACACAGATCTATGCCATTCTTTAATAACTGCATAACAAAAAGCATACCATACTTTTTCAATCAGTCCTCTATTGGGAGACAACTagatattttctagatttttgcttttgtatacAGTGTGTCAGCAAACATGCTTGTGCATGTATCTTTGTATACTTGTGCAACTATATCTGTAGGTGAATTTCTTAGCAATTGAATTACTATGTATATGTACCTCCtagattttgataaatattgctaaatttccctctaaaaaGATAATTCCAATTTAATGCATACCTGCCAACATTGTATGAAGTCCTGTGAaggatttttctgaattttctcttaGACTCTTCAtccaacaaataattattgagtacctgctgtgcACCAGGCGCTATGATAGATAATAGGGAAAGCGTTCAAGGTAGATGGAATTTCTGCCCTCGTGCAGCCTAGAGTTTAAACCATAGAAAGTCTGTAGATGTTTTATTTGATCTGtacactttttcttcttgtttttataattgaattaatttccgggttttttttttgtttgaccTTGCAATACTGTTTTAAAGGAACCATGAACCTCTTGTAGAGCTATTACTCTCTAAAATGTGGGCTTAAAACATAGAAGTCACCCAACTGGATGATGAGGGTATTACTGTTTTCTGGATCATAAGTACTTTTAAGACAGGATCTATGCTACAGCTATCTTTGTACTAAATTTTGGAAGGAATATTAAAAGCCACATGGTCCAGCAGTGCACCGTTTGCTTGAATCTCTACTGCAAGTCCAGCCCATGTTTGAACACTTCCATTTGTCAGGAAGCTACCTTCTGTAGCTTTCCAGCTTTGTGCAGTTCTCTTTGCTTAGTAGAAAGCTGTATTGAGGCATACTCTATCCCTGGCACTCTCCACCCATGGTTGCTGTTCTATTCCTTAGGGTCATCAATATGACTGGAAACCCAGTAAAGTGACTTGGacataaaaaacattaaataaatgtgtaGAGAATTGAACTGAAATATGAGAATTTGACTCATTAAGTTTTTGAATTGGGATTTGGAACCAAAATATACCCTAGACTAAGTTTGAACATGATTTTCCACCAGATTACTTTTTAGTTATGCCATTTTTATGCCTGTGAGTATCTGCACACGTAAATGGAAATGACATTTATGTAGCTTTGCAGATTTAGTATGTAAATGTAGCCCTTTGGCTCTCAAATCTTAAATATTgagagatttcatataaaaattggCAGATTTCTGGTGTTTCTTGAAAAATTGGGGAATTTTGCAtaactgggaaaactggatttcCTCATGGCAACAGTTTGCTAAAATTGAGTAGCCACTGCCCTTTTCAAATGCATGGGCAGTCTAGTTAAGCACAGTCCATAGCACTTCTTAGAGTCTTGTGCTTGGCCTTGCCACTTATTACAATTTTCTTGCCAGGGCCTTGTAGACATCTGAGTTGGTCATTTAGTGGATACTTAAACTTAAAATGTCCAAAACCCACTTCTGATCTTACCCCTAAAAACTGTTCTATCTCAGCTTTCCTCacctctctgcttctcagagggAAGCAGAAAGTTTTGTTCAGGCCAGAACTTTGGTGTTGTCCTTGAGTTCTCTATTTATCTCCTAATCCATATCTGATCTGtcagaaaattctattggatataccttcaaaatatatctcatATCAAGGACTACTTCTTTTTCCCTCCaccttaacctctctggtccATGCCACCATCTTCTCTCACCTGAATTTTAGTCTTGGTCTTCTAATTGGTCTCTGTGCTTCCACCTTGGTTTCTCAATACAATACCATATTACTTCTGTGCTCAAAATCTACAGTGGCTCCTCATTTAAAAGCTAAAGTCCTTTGTTACCTGACTTACAAGGTCTGGGTGATGTGACAGCTTGTTGCCTTGCTGACTTTGTCTTCTACTCTTCTCCCCCTGGCTTTACCATACTGGTTGCCTTGCTGTACCTTGTATGTGCCACATACGCTTCTACTTTTggaactttgtttttgtttttccatttgtgtggAATGTTCTTCCATGATAACTGCGTGCCTGTGTTCCTTAattctttgctcaaatgttaccttctcagcGAGGCCTATACTGGTTATCCTGTTTAAAATTGCACCCTGTCTTCTTCCTGCCAACCTTCCCCCTACCGTGGGCCCAATCCCTGTTCTTTCCCCCCCTACTATTACcttttaacatatattatttattattactttattatcattttttttccccactgaagtAAGCTATGCAAAGGAGGAATTTTGGTCTTTTATTTACTGATATATCCCCAATGTaaagaatagtgcctggcacacacttggtacttaataagcatttgttgaacaaatgaatgaatttgagGTTATAGTGCCTGGTCtgcagtttgtttttctttttattttattaatcaattTTTTACAGAAtagtattattataaattaagattaattatatattgttttattatatattaattagatAGTAAATACATTTATAGTGCTGATATGCAAAATACTATTTTAAGCCCTTTTTACTTAATCCTGacagcaatcctgtgaggtagaaACTATTACTGTCCACGTTTTAGATGCAAGTAACCTGAGACcaaacttgcccagagtcacagctGGTAAGCGGGGAGAACCAGAGTTCACATTTAAGTAGTCATTTAGGTACCTGAATTTGCTCTTAACTATGACGCCATGCTGCTCTGGTTATTTTAAGGTAATTAGCCTTTTACTATGTTGCAGATCATTTTCCCCGTCTGTGATTTTCTGTCTTAGTTTTGTGGTATTTTTTGCCttctaaaatagtaaatatttatatagtattaaCTATATAATCTAATAATGTTTTACTTTGaggcttttttgtttattttttggaaacACCTTCTTGATtccaagattaaaaaataaatttactcatttttccaCTTAGTTTTGATTGTAGCAGAAACTTAATCAGATATGTATTTTATGTCACTTTGACAACATTATGGAGATTTGTTTGAAGGGGACAAGACTAAAAGCTGGAACAACAGTTAGGAACCTAGTACTAATTCAGGTAAGAAATAAGTGTCTGAGAACAGGCTGTGGGGatggaaaggaaaagactgatttCAAGAGATATTAGAAGGTAAACTAGTCAGGTCTTTGTGACTGATTAGCTGTGAGTCAAGGGAAGGACTCTGGGTTACCTCCCAAATTTCTGGCTGTGACAGTTTGGAGGAGAGGGAGTATGGTTGTGATGCCATTTATGGTTTGAATGGATGAATTGATGGAGATAAggtaaaacaggaagaaaaaggttTGGAAGATAAAATGACATTTAGTTTTGGATCTGTTGAATTCAAGATGCCTATTGAATATCTCACTCTCAATACGTACGTTCTTTAGGCAGTTTGATAAATGAATCTTAGCTTAATAAAGAAAACTTGGCTACTAAGTTTAAGGAAATGAGGTAGATGGCAGGTAGAAACTATATGGGTGCATGAACTACTTTCCTGCCTTGTTTTCTTCCGAATTACTTGATTGGATGTACTGTAACATCTTGGAAGGAGGTTTAGATTGTAAAACgattgtgtgtggtgtgtatgatATGGATTTGTTTTTAGCTGTATTCATCATCACTCAGaaaaattcagatattttaaaactagGAAGGAGTTCAGAGTTCACCTAATTTTAATATGCCAATTtataatttctgaatattttatttgcataaaagTCAATTTGGGGGCTTCTTTGTTCCTTGCGGGACTTTTTAAGATGATGTTGTGGCAAAAGATATGTCCTAATCATTTTCTTGGCAGGAGGGGATGTTTGAGATCAAGCAGACCTGGGTTTAGGTTCTTGTCTGTGCCACTTTctggccctgtgaccttggataaTTTATCTTTCTTAGCCTATGTTTTAGCATCTgtggaaataataattttcttttagcaAGGTTGAGATTCCCCTTCTAGTAGTTATAGTGACTAGAGATAGATAATATGTAGAAATTCCCTGGCATTTATAATAGGCATACAGAATAAATGGAACCTCTTATGATTCTCATTCTCAGCCTCTTTCATTCTGCTGTCACTGGTTGGTTCTGAATCCAGTTCAGATCAGTTAcctaaagataaaatgaatatcTGGATTCTAAGCTATAATTATTTGCAGATGTTTAATGATTTGCAAGGTTCCAATATCTGCATAAAAATTAGTATTTGTGTTCAAGGCCAACAAATGAGTCCtggaggtattttttttttaaccacagttAACtgctttaatatttataaaaactgtgATATAGGCAATGTTATTATctacactttacagatgaggaaattgaggtacagagGGCTAAATAACCTACTCAAAATCATGTagctaaaaagtgaaaagaaaggaTTTGAATTGAGGCAGTCTGGCTACGGAGCCGCTGTGCTATATCAAGCACTAGTGAGGATAACTGTGGGACAGTTGCACTTAGTCTGGAGCAGTCATTCTTTGGTGATGACCTCTCCACTCCTACCCTCTATCCGCTCTTCCCTAGATATGTCTGTGCCACATCACACTCACTCCTCCAcctttgagaaaatgaaagatatttctggaacaacagaaaacaaccaccaaaaaaacaaaaaaacctgaaaaatgtGCTGCCTTTGTTAACAATAAGGTGCATGCACTTTGTTAACAAGGTGCATGAACAATTAAGTTGGACTATTCTCTAGTATTTATCAAAACTAACCTTGATTTGGCCTTACGTAATTTCAAGAAGCCTTTTGCATTCGTTGCCTCATTTAATCCCAACAGCAACCTTCTGATAACTTGTATTGGTAttcctgttttataaatgaaacGACTAAGTGTAAAGAAACTGAATAAGTTGTCCAAGGTTGTAgtgctaggaagtggcagagctaagtCTGAAATTGAGATGCTGTGGCTGAAATTTTCATACTTTTGAAAATGCTGTGCTACAATGACttggtttccatttttaattagtAAAGTTCTATTGAAACCCAGAATATCTTTCCCAGTGCATTTCCCACACtgtggattttaatttttctatttgttcacaGTAACAgcagatgagaaataaaattaagaaacagaatcAGCACCATATTGATCTTTAGGATCAGTGTGATTCTTCTGAAAACCTAAGGATATAGTAAataagttcatttaaaaattaaaaacatttttatatacagtAGTCAACATAGATCTCAGCTCCTCTTCTCTAACTCCTGCTCTCTCATCGGTGTAAGTTTTCTAAGCTGCTCCTACTTGGAAATCACAGTAGCTCCTGTTTCTGCCCAGAGAACAAGTGGTTTTGATTCCTGCTCTATCTAGTAGCTCCTTTAGTAGATAGGAAGAGGGGCTAATTGGAAACTCTGTTTACTTATTCCAAGCATCTATTTAATTTCTGATAACTGGTGGAGCTCTTGAGGGTTGCTGACAACATTAGCGTTATTGGCATTAGGCTATGTTTATCTGACAGGTGTAAGTCACAGAAAAATCCGGTTGGCCTgtatgataaaataatttaaaccttGGGCTCTATAGATTGGCGGTGATCATATATTCATTGatggaagtatatttattttgttactccttctgcttgcttttttcttctccaactcCTTTTCACTTAGTTCTGTTTTCCTACTCTTGTTTGtggtgttcctttctctttttcgtTTTTGCTACCCTTTCTTGTAGCTTAGGGCTTCTAAAAATACTGCTTAATTCATCAGTGATGTTAAAAGAAGTTTCTACCTTCCACTGTTGAGAATAACTTTGGGGGCAGGACCAGAGTGATTACCAAATGTAGCAGCCGCAACTCCTTGGTTTCTTGCAACCCAAAAGAATGCTTCGTAGATTCCTGTTACTCCATTTCATAAACACTGTTTTTAACCTTTGTTTTAGGAAGTGCAACCATGAATGAAGAAAGCATAGACGGAACAAATGGATGCAATAAAGTCCGAACTGGCACTCAGAATGAAGCAGCGTTACTTGCTTTGATGGAAAAGACTGGTTACAACATGGTtcaagaaaatgggcaaaggaagtTTGGTGGTCCCCCTCCAGGTGTGGATTTGTTTatgttcaaaaaaattaaatccttaaTGTAGTCATTTCCGTTAGGTGTACATCTCCACAAGAGTCCCAGACAATAGCTATTTCCTTGTTACTGCTTTAAGAGCTTAGcggtcatttttattattgtgagGGAAAAGAGCTAGATCATATATGTTACACAAGTCTGACCCTCACATTCTTTTCACTCCTGCTCTTGGTTTAAGAAGCAGTTGAGAAAGAAGTTGGATTGGGTTTAGAAAGAAGTCAGAATTGGATCAGTGGAGAAAAGGTACTCTGGCTCTTAAAGGGGAGGTGGTTTTGGGAGGAATTTGAAAGAGCAATGAGTAGAGGAATGGCATTTATACTAGATGCAAACCAGGTGCACACAGGTAAATAAAGAAGAGTTTTGTCTTTCTACCAATACCCAGTGCAATCTCTTTGCTCAAACTCTCCAATTAACTTTCTCTCAGGCTTAAATAAAATCTTGACCTCTAGCTGCATCGATGGCTGCCTTGCCTGctactctcctcctccctcaaTTACACGTTAGCTGTATGGTTCTGTGTGCTCTCTGTTGTTTTCACATATAAACCACGTGCGTCTTCCTGATACGTCCTCAAGGctcattccttcatttcattCAGGTGTCTGCTTAAACCTCGTGTGCTCAGAGAAGAGTTACCTGACTACTCTACCAAAAATAGTAACCCTTCTGTGGCTTTGTTTtcccttcatagcacttatcacccaTTGTCTCCATTTTCTATTGATTAAAAGCTTCACGAGGGAAGGGgcttctattttgttcactgatgtatgcCCAACGCTTAGAATAGTGCATGGCACATAGGAGGCTCACAGtaaatttgtggaatgaatgaatgattgaatagtAAATATGAATATCTGACTAGAATTTATgtgtgtatttctatttttcaggtTGGGAAGGTCCACCTCCACCTAGAGGCTGTGAAGTTTTTGTAGGAAAAATACCTCGTGATATGTATGAAGATGAGTTAGTTCCTGTATTTGAAAGAGCCGGGAAGATATATGAATTTCGACTTATGATGGAATTTAGTGGTGAAAATCGAGGTTATGCTTTTGTGATGTACACTACAAAAGAAGAAGCCCAGTTAGCCATCAGAATTCTTAATAATTATGAGATTCGACCAGGGAGGTTTATTGGTGTGTGTGTAAGCTTGGATAATTGCAGGTTATTTATTGGAGCTATtcccaaggaaaagaagaaagaagaaattttggatgaaatgaagaaagttaCAGAAGGAGTTGTAGATGTCATTGTTTATCCAAGTGCAACTGATAAGACCAAAAATCGAGGTTTTGCGTTTGTTGAATACGAATCTCACAGAGCTGCTGCTATGGCTAGGAGGAAACTAATTCCAGGTAAACTTAtccttttaaagattattttttcatattaactttattataaatatggaaaaatgagAGTACCTCATAGATCAATATCATGGAAATATGTAATGCCCTTAAAGAGGAATAAAGATTGTTTCCATaaggaagtaaaataaatcaaatgattCTAAAAGACAAGAAGGTGTTCCTGTAAAATTAgtcattatttatattaatttgctCATTCACTGAATGTATATAGTTTTTTTGAGCTGTTAATTGTTGTTTGAAAAATCCAAAGGATAGTACCTAATTCTTCTAATAAAAGTCTATCATTGAAGTATATTTGTTCTCTTGACTCTTAAAATTAATTCCACCTTAAGTTCTGGCTAGGTTTGCCTTAGTAAAAACTTTCGTTTGAGTAGGAAATTAATGCTTAACCAAATATCTTGATATGTATTTGAGTTTTTGCTACTTTGGAGAAACAGTTTTCCTaacaatttttgaattttatttggtTTAATTGTCTTcagattaattcattcttttttacaggaACATTCCAACTGTGGGGCCATACCATTCAGGTAGATTGGGCTGACCCAGAGAAAGAGGTTGATGAGGAAACCATGCAGAGAGTTAAAGTTCTCTATGTAAGAAATTTAATGATCTCAACTACAGAGGAAACAATTAAAGCAGAATTCAATAAATTCAAACCTGGTGCAGTTGAACGAGTAAAGAAACTTAGAGATTAtgcttttgttcactttttcaaCCGAGAAGATGCGGTGGCTGCTATGTCTGTTATG of Equus quagga isolate Etosha38 chromosome 3, UCLA_HA_Equagga_1.0, whole genome shotgun sequence contains these proteins:
- the RBM46 gene encoding probable RNA-binding protein 46 is translated as MNEESIDGTNGCNKVRTGTQNEAALLALMEKTGYNMVQENGQRKFGGPPPGWEGPPPPRGCEVFVGKIPRDMYEDELVPVFERAGKIYEFRLMMEFSGENRGYAFVMYTTKEEAQLAIRILNNYEIRPGRFIGVCVSLDNCRLFIGAIPKEKKKEEILDEMKKVTEGVVDVIVYPSATDKTKNRGFAFVEYESHRAAAMARRKLIPGTFQLWGHTIQVDWADPEKEVDEETMQRVKVLYVRNLMISTTEETIKAEFNKFKPGAVERVKKLRDYAFVHFFNREDAVAAMSVMNGKCIDGASIEVTLAKPVNKENTWRQHLNGQISPNSENLIVFANKEENHLKTVGKPPTLPARLNGQHSPSPPEIERCTYPFFPGTKLTPISMYSLKSNHFSSAVMHLDYYCNKNNWPPPEYYLYSTSQDGKVLLVYKIVIPAIANGSQSYFMPDKLCTTLEDAKELAAQFTLLHLDYNFRRSSINSLSPVSATLSSGTPSVLPYTSRPYSYPSYSLSPAISLANGSHVGQRLYISNQASFF